From the genome of Halomonas sp. 1513, one region includes:
- a CDS encoding urocanate hydratase, with protein MNSHQTFDPRHDASRRIAAPTGSELSCKSWLTEAPMRMLMNNLHPDVAERPEDLVVYGGIGRAARDWQCFDTIVETLKRLEDNQSLLIQSGKPVGVFETHRDAPRVLIANSNLVPAWANWEHFNELDKQGLMMYGQMTAGSWIYIGSQGIVQGTYETFVEAGRQHYDGKLSGRWILTAGLGGMGGAQPLAATLAGACSLNIECQQTSIDFRLRTRYLDEQADDLDDALARIERYTAEGKAVSIGLCANAAEVLPELVKRGVKPDMVTDQTSAHDPLHGYLPAGWSWDEYVARGKREPAAVVKAAKQSMAVHVQAMLDFQQMGVPTFDYGNNIRQMAQEEGVENAFDFPGFVPAYIRPLFCQGIGPFRWVALSGDPEDIYKTDQKVKELIPDDPHLHNWLDMARERISFQGLPARICWVGLKDRARLGQAFNEMVANGELKAPIVIGRDHLDSGSVASPNRETEAMMDGSDAVSDWPLLNALLNTAGGATWVSLHHGGGVGMGYSQHAGVVIVADGSDDAHARLGRVLRNDPGTGVMRHADAGYDIAKQSARDNGLDLPMLDK; from the coding sequence ATGAACAGCCACCAGACCTTTGACCCGCGCCACGACGCCAGCCGCCGGATCGCCGCCCCCACCGGCAGCGAACTCAGCTGCAAGAGCTGGCTCACCGAAGCCCCCATGCGCATGCTGATGAACAACCTTCACCCGGACGTCGCCGAGCGCCCCGAGGACCTGGTGGTCTACGGCGGCATCGGTCGCGCCGCCCGCGACTGGCAGTGCTTCGATACCATCGTCGAGACCCTCAAGCGCCTCGAGGACAACCAGTCGCTGCTGATCCAGTCGGGCAAGCCGGTGGGCGTGTTCGAGACCCACAGGGACGCCCCGCGGGTACTCATCGCCAACTCCAACCTGGTGCCGGCCTGGGCCAACTGGGAGCACTTCAACGAGCTGGATAAGCAGGGCCTGATGATGTATGGCCAGATGACCGCCGGCTCGTGGATCTACATCGGCTCCCAGGGCATCGTCCAGGGCACCTACGAGACCTTTGTCGAAGCCGGACGCCAGCACTACGACGGCAAGCTCAGCGGGCGCTGGATCCTCACCGCCGGCCTCGGCGGCATGGGCGGCGCCCAGCCGCTGGCGGCGACCCTGGCCGGTGCTTGTTCGCTGAACATCGAGTGCCAGCAGACCAGCATCGACTTCCGCCTGCGCACCCGCTACCTGGACGAGCAGGCCGACGACCTCGACGACGCCCTGGCGCGCATCGAGCGCTACACCGCCGAGGGCAAGGCGGTCTCCATCGGCCTGTGCGCCAACGCCGCCGAGGTGCTGCCCGAGCTGGTCAAGCGCGGCGTGAAGCCCGATATGGTCACCGACCAGACCAGCGCCCACGACCCGCTGCACGGCTACCTGCCCGCCGGCTGGAGCTGGGACGAGTATGTGGCCCGCGGCAAGCGCGAGCCCGCCGCCGTGGTCAAGGCTGCCAAGCAGTCCATGGCGGTGCACGTGCAGGCCATGCTCGACTTCCAGCAGATGGGCGTGCCGACCTTCGACTACGGCAACAATATCCGCCAGATGGCTCAGGAAGAGGGTGTGGAGAACGCCTTCGACTTCCCCGGCTTCGTGCCGGCCTATATCCGCCCGCTGTTCTGCCAGGGCATCGGACCGTTCCGCTGGGTGGCGCTGTCCGGCGACCCGGAAGACATCTACAAGACCGACCAGAAGGTCAAGGAGCTGATCCCCGACGACCCGCACCTGCACAACTGGCTGGATATGGCCCGTGAGAGAATCTCCTTCCAGGGTCTGCCGGCGCGGATCTGCTGGGTCGGCCTCAAGGATCGCGCCCGCCTGGGCCAGGCCTTCAACGAGATGGTCGCCAATGGCGAGCTCAAGGCGCCCATCGTGATCGGCCGCGACCACCTCGACTCCGGCTCGGTGGCCAGCCCCAACCGCGAGACCGAGGCGATGATGGACGGTAGCGACGCCGTTTCCGACTGGCCGCTGCTCAACGCCCTGCTCAACACCGCCGGCGGCGCCACCTGGGTCTCGCTGCACCACGGCGGCGGCGTCGGCATGGGCTATTCACAGCACGCCGGGGTGGTGATCGTCGCCGACGGCAGCGATGACGCCCACGCCCGCCTCGGCCGGGTGCTGCGCAACGACCCGGGCACCGGGGTGATGCGCCACGCCGACGCCGGCTACGATATCGCCAAGCAGTCCGCCCGCGACAACGGCCTCGACCTGCCGATGCTGGATAAGTAA